A single genomic interval of Rhodopseudomonas palustris harbors:
- a CDS encoding metallophosphoesterase family protein, whose amino-acid sequence MLLGLFADIHANRPAFTACLANARERGIERVVLLGDYVGYGADPDWTVSTVRDLVADGAVAVLGNHDAAIGNPKVQMNAEAEAAIEWTRGQLDSAQRKFLADLPMRQEEHSLLFVHSEATRPESWIYVTDTAIASRSMQSVSAHVTFCGHVHKPALYSLSVTGKMTTFVPTTDVPVHLLPGRQWHAVLGSVGQPRDGNPAAAYALYDTVKHELTYCRVAYDASEAARRIRDNGLPLWLADRLLVGR is encoded by the coding sequence GTGCTGCTGGGGCTTTTCGCCGACATTCACGCCAATCGGCCGGCGTTCACCGCATGCCTCGCCAACGCGCGCGAGCGCGGCATCGAGCGCGTCGTTCTACTGGGAGATTACGTCGGCTACGGCGCCGACCCGGACTGGACCGTCAGTACCGTCCGCGACCTGGTCGCCGACGGCGCTGTCGCGGTGCTCGGCAATCACGATGCCGCGATCGGTAATCCAAAAGTACAGATGAACGCCGAAGCGGAGGCCGCGATCGAATGGACGCGCGGCCAACTCGATTCGGCGCAGCGCAAGTTCCTGGCCGACCTGCCGATGCGCCAAGAAGAGCACAGCCTGCTGTTCGTGCATTCGGAAGCGACGCGGCCGGAGTCCTGGATCTACGTCACCGACACCGCGATCGCCTCCCGCAGCATGCAGTCGGTATCGGCGCACGTCACCTTCTGCGGTCACGTCCACAAGCCGGCGCTGTATTCGCTCTCCGTCACCGGCAAGATGACCACCTTTGTGCCGACGACGGACGTGCCGGTGCACCTGTTGCCGGGGCGGCAGTGGCATGCGGTGCTCGGGTCGGTCGGGCAGCCGCGCGACGGCAATCCGGCCGCGGCCTACGCGCTCTACGACACTGTCAAGCACGAGCTGACCTATTGCCGGGTGGCGTATGACGCCAGCGAAGCGGCGCGGCGCATTCGCGACAACGGCCTGCCGCTGTGGCTCGCCGATCGCTTGCTGGTGGGGCGCTAG
- a CDS encoding metal-sensitive transcriptional regulator: protein MHKDIKASCQKRLGRIEGQVRGISKMVEEGRYCIDIVTQISAVRAALRRVEEEVLKDHVAHCVEHAIASGDKADQRQKIAELMDVIQRSGR from the coding sequence ATGCACAAAGACATCAAGGCGTCGTGTCAAAAACGGCTGGGCCGGATCGAGGGGCAGGTGCGCGGCATCTCCAAGATGGTGGAGGAGGGGCGCTACTGCATCGACATCGTCACCCAGATCTCAGCGGTCCGCGCCGCGCTGCGGCGGGTGGAGGAAGAGGTGCTGAAAGATCACGTCGCGCATTGCGTCGAGCACGCGATCGCCAGCGGTGACAAAGCCGATCAGCGCCAGAAGATCGCGGAGCTGATGGACGTGATCCAACGCTCCGGCCGCTGA
- the hpaD gene encoding 3,4-dihydroxyphenylacetate 2,3-dioxygenase, translating to MGKLVLAAKVSHVPSLMLSETSDSPLRQARAGAVAALRELGRRAKEREVTTFVVFDTHWLSNFGYHINANAQHRGSFTSHEAPHMIQDLRYDLPGDPALAQAIAAEAQSHGLKALAHQVPTLGLEYGTIVPMHYLNPDGWAKVVSIASPLFTSIEESRALGEATRRAIDATDERVAILASGSLSHRLWPNKDLGPDAWTTIASEFNRQVDLRVLQLWQERRYREFTAMLPDYAVKCNGEGGMADTVILFAALGWDDYTGEAEPLCDYFPSSGSGQVNVEFHVS from the coding sequence ATGGGCAAGCTGGTACTGGCGGCCAAGGTCAGTCACGTCCCCTCACTGATGCTGTCGGAGACCTCCGACAGTCCGCTACGTCAGGCACGGGCGGGCGCCGTCGCGGCGCTACGCGAACTTGGACGTCGCGCAAAAGAGCGCGAGGTCACCACCTTTGTGGTGTTCGACACCCACTGGCTGTCGAACTTCGGCTATCACATCAACGCCAATGCGCAGCACCGCGGCTCGTTCACCAGCCACGAAGCGCCGCACATGATCCAGGATCTGCGCTACGACCTGCCGGGCGATCCGGCTCTGGCGCAGGCGATCGCCGCCGAGGCACAGAGTCACGGATTGAAGGCCCTGGCGCATCAGGTGCCGACGCTCGGGCTCGAATACGGCACCATCGTGCCGATGCACTATCTCAATCCCGACGGCTGGGCGAAGGTGGTCTCGATCGCTTCGCCACTGTTCACCTCGATCGAGGAGAGCCGCGCGCTCGGCGAAGCCACCCGCCGCGCGATCGATGCCACCGACGAACGCGTCGCGATCCTTGCTTCGGGATCGCTGTCGCACCGGCTATGGCCGAACAAGGATCTCGGCCCCGATGCCTGGACCACCATCGCAAGTGAGTTCAACCGTCAGGTCGACCTGCGGGTGCTGCAGCTTTGGCAAGAGCGGCGTTACCGCGAATTCACCGCGATGCTTCCGGACTACGCGGTCAAGTGCAACGGCGAAGGCGGCATGGCCGATACCGTGATACTGTTCGCAGCGCTCGGGTGGGACGATTACACCGGCGAGGCCGAGCCATTATGCGATTATTTCCCCTCCAGCGGCTCCGGCCAAGTCAATGTCGAATTTCATGTGAGTTAA
- the hemN gene encoding oxygen-independent coproporphyrinogen III oxidase, which yields MSSALDKYAKSSVPRYTSYPTAPHFAKDFPESIYRGWLAQLDTDEPVSLYLHVPFCKQMCWYCGCNMKLAAKYDPVADYVEHLIDEIDLVADALPGTMPVRHLHFGGGTPTVIDPQDLGALMTLLRERFEFLPDAEIAIESDPRTLTEDMAAKIGELGFTRASFGVQEFDPKVQEAINRVQPPEMVARAMQLFKSAGVERINFDLIYGLPYQTAEDLRRTVEQCVEMKPDRVALFGYAHVPWVAKNQRMIPDESLPKPELRATQAETAAEALVKGGYVRIGIDHFALPGDSLAIAAKTGELHRNFQGYTSDAAQTLIGLGATSIGRTPSGYVQNISETGAWSRAVEAGKIPVARGHALTQQDNLRAHVIERIMCDGKVDLAAAGKAFGCGEDWYAPEQDSLAELQRDGAVVCNGSKLTLTPEGVRLSRVVASVFDTYLRNSSVRHSIAV from the coding sequence ATGTCGTCTGCCCTCGACAAATACGCCAAGAGCTCGGTGCCGCGCTACACCAGCTATCCCACCGCACCGCATTTCGCGAAGGACTTCCCGGAGTCGATCTATCGCGGCTGGCTCGCCCAGCTCGACACCGACGAGCCGGTCTCGCTGTATCTTCATGTGCCGTTCTGCAAGCAGATGTGCTGGTACTGCGGCTGCAACATGAAGCTGGCGGCGAAGTACGATCCGGTCGCCGACTACGTCGAGCACCTGATCGACGAAATCGATCTGGTCGCGGACGCTCTCCCCGGCACCATGCCGGTGCGTCATCTGCATTTCGGCGGCGGCACCCCGACGGTGATCGATCCGCAGGATCTCGGCGCGCTGATGACGCTGCTGCGCGAGCGCTTCGAGTTCCTGCCCGATGCCGAGATCGCGATCGAGAGCGACCCGCGCACGCTGACCGAAGACATGGCCGCCAAGATCGGCGAGCTCGGCTTCACCCGCGCCAGCTTCGGTGTGCAGGAATTCGACCCGAAGGTGCAGGAAGCGATCAACCGCGTCCAACCGCCCGAAATGGTCGCGCGCGCGATGCAGCTGTTCAAATCGGCCGGCGTCGAGCGCATCAATTTCGACCTGATCTACGGCCTGCCCTATCAGACCGCCGAAGACCTGCGCCGCACCGTCGAACAGTGCGTCGAGATGAAGCCCGACCGGGTCGCGCTGTTCGGCTACGCTCACGTGCCGTGGGTCGCCAAGAACCAGCGGATGATCCCGGACGAGTCGCTGCCGAAGCCGGAGCTGCGCGCCACGCAGGCCGAGACCGCTGCCGAAGCCTTGGTGAAGGGCGGCTATGTCCGCATCGGCATCGACCATTTCGCGCTGCCGGGTGACTCGCTCGCGATCGCGGCCAAGACCGGCGAACTGCACCGGAATTTCCAGGGCTACACCTCCGACGCGGCGCAGACCCTGATCGGCCTGGGCGCCACATCGATCGGCCGCACCCCGAGCGGCTATGTGCAGAACATCAGCGAAACCGGTGCCTGGTCGCGCGCGGTCGAAGCCGGCAAGATCCCGGTCGCGCGTGGTCACGCTCTGACCCAGCAGGACAATCTGCGCGCCCACGTGATCGAACGCATCATGTGCGACGGCAAGGTCGACCTCGCCGCAGCCGGCAAGGCCTTCGGCTGTGGCGAAGACTGGTACGCGCCGGAGCAGGACTCGCTCGCCGAACTGCAGCGCGACGGCGCCGTGGTGTGCAACGGCAGCAAGCTGACGCTGACGCCGGAAGGCGTCCGGCTGTCGCGTGTCGTGGCGTCGGTGTTCGACACCTACCTGCGCAACTCGTCGGTCCGGCACTCGATCGCGGTCTGA
- a CDS encoding BON domain-containing protein, with protein sequence MSESQLRQNILDEFEFDPSFNSGHIKVAVEADRVILSGHVMSYADKVAAIAATRRVKGVHAITDHLEVRSPFNRTADDQIAQRACDLLEWNVLVPSSSVDVQVENGWLTLSGTVDWHFERAAAEDDVRKLAGVMGVTNNIVINNPLADHSCIRDKIESALRRHAEIGSKTIRVTVKNGNIVILEGRVDTWDERRAAQNAAWSTPGVAAVDDRLMIN encoded by the coding sequence CAGCTTCGTCAAAACATCCTTGACGAGTTCGAATTCGATCCGAGCTTCAACAGCGGCCACATCAAGGTTGCTGTCGAAGCCGACAGAGTGATCCTCAGTGGTCACGTTATGAGCTATGCGGACAAGGTCGCGGCGATCGCTGCGACCCGCCGCGTCAAAGGCGTGCACGCGATCACCGACCACCTCGAAGTCCGCTCGCCGTTCAATCGAACCGCCGACGATCAGATCGCACAGCGAGCCTGCGACCTCCTTGAATGGAACGTGCTGGTTCCGTCGAGCTCGGTCGACGTCCAGGTCGAGAACGGCTGGCTGACGCTGAGCGGCACGGTGGATTGGCACTTCGAACGCGCCGCCGCCGAAGACGATGTCCGCAAGCTCGCCGGCGTGATGGGCGTCACCAACAACATCGTCATCAACAATCCACTCGCCGATCATTCCTGCATCCGCGACAAGATCGAGTCGGCGCTGCGCCGCCACGCCGAGATCGGATCGAAGACCATCCGTGTCACTGTGAAGAACGGCAACATCGTGATCCTGGAAGGCCGGGTCGACACCTGGGACGAACGTCGCGCGGCGCAAAATGCCGCATGGTCGACTCCAGGCGTAGCAGCGGTCGATGACCGTCTGATGATCAACTGA
- the bchE gene encoding magnesium-protoporphyrin IX monomethyl ester anaerobic oxidative cyclase gives MRILLIHPNYHSGGAEIAGHWPPAWAPYLAGALKANGFADIKFVDAMTEEISNEGLAKIISDYQPDLVGATSITPSIYAAEEALKVAKQVNPKIVTMLGGVHATFMYQQVLSEAPWVDVIVRGEGEEIVVELARAVASGNWPANRSEIKGLAYTEGSNGESQIVATAAAPTVKDLDAIKPDWGVLNWNLYRYIPMNTRVAIPNMARGCPFTCSFCSQWKFWRDYRVRDPKKVVDEIQELVEKYDVGFFILADEEPTINRKKFIQFCEELIARGLNKKVQWGINTRVTDILRDEQLLKFYNEAGLMHVSLGTEAAAQLKLDLFNKETKISDNKKAIRLLREAGIVVEAQFIVGLDSETPETLEETYRMAMDWKPDLANWSMYTPWPFTPLFKELSDKVEVFDFAKYNFVTPIVKPAAMERGELLDRVMNNYRRFYMYKAFFSYPWSGTGRRRRYLLGCLKAFLKAGFERKFYDLGRVGYWGPQSKKKVDFQFDTTRKISHAQMADWEANADRSRKAAASQMAIVSACGGGTDQMEESEADAKAALAKTVTSRVADSTHDAGSVTRH, from the coding sequence GTGCGCATCCTTCTCATTCACCCGAATTATCATTCCGGTGGCGCGGAGATCGCCGGCCACTGGCCGCCGGCATGGGCCCCCTATCTGGCAGGCGCGCTGAAGGCGAACGGATTCGCCGACATCAAATTCGTCGATGCGATGACCGAGGAGATCTCCAACGAAGGTCTCGCCAAGATCATCTCCGACTATCAGCCCGACCTGGTCGGCGCCACATCGATCACCCCCTCGATTTACGCGGCCGAAGAAGCACTGAAGGTCGCGAAGCAGGTCAACCCGAAGATCGTCACCATGCTGGGCGGCGTGCATGCGACCTTCATGTATCAGCAGGTGCTGAGCGAAGCGCCGTGGGTCGACGTGATCGTCCGCGGCGAAGGCGAAGAGATCGTCGTCGAGCTGGCGCGCGCCGTTGCCTCGGGCAACTGGCCGGCGAACCGCTCCGAGATCAAGGGCCTCGCCTACACCGAAGGCTCCAACGGCGAGAGCCAGATCGTCGCCACCGCGGCGGCTCCGACGGTCAAGGACCTCGACGCCATCAAGCCGGACTGGGGCGTACTGAACTGGAATCTGTATCGCTACATTCCGATGAACACCCGCGTGGCGATCCCGAACATGGCGCGCGGCTGTCCGTTCACCTGTTCGTTCTGCTCGCAGTGGAAATTCTGGCGCGACTACCGCGTCCGCGATCCCAAGAAGGTGGTCGACGAGATCCAGGAGCTGGTCGAGAAGTATGACGTCGGCTTCTTCATCCTCGCCGACGAAGAGCCCACCATCAACCGCAAGAAGTTCATCCAGTTCTGCGAAGAGCTGATCGCGCGCGGCCTGAACAAGAAGGTGCAGTGGGGCATCAACACCCGCGTCACCGACATCCTGCGCGACGAGCAGCTGCTGAAATTCTACAACGAAGCCGGCCTGATGCACGTCTCGCTCGGCACCGAAGCGGCGGCTCAGCTCAAGCTCGACCTGTTCAACAAGGAGACCAAGATCTCCGACAACAAGAAGGCGATCCGCCTGCTCCGCGAAGCCGGCATCGTCGTCGAAGCCCAGTTCATCGTCGGTCTCGACTCCGAGACCCCGGAGACGCTGGAAGAAACCTACCGCATGGCGATGGACTGGAAGCCGGACCTCGCCAACTGGTCGATGTACACCCCGTGGCCGTTCACGCCGCTGTTCAAGGAACTGTCCGACAAGGTCGAGGTGTTCGACTTCGCCAAGTACAACTTCGTCACGCCGATCGTGAAGCCGGCGGCGATGGAACGCGGCGAACTGCTCGACCGGGTGATGAACAACTATCGCCGCTTCTACATGTACAAGGCGTTCTTCTCGTATCCCTGGTCGGGAACGGGACGTCGGCGTCGCTACCTGCTGGGCTGCCTGAAGGCGTTCCTCAAGGCCGGCTTCGAGCGCAAGTTCTACGACCTCGGCCGCGTCGGCTATTGGGGTCCGCAGTCGAAGAAGAAGGTCGACTTCCAGTTCGACACCACCCGCAAGATCTCGCACGCGCAGATGGCGGACTGGGAAGCCAACGCCGACCGCTCCCGCAAGGCGGCCGCCTCTCAGATGGCGATCGTCTCGGCCTGCGGCGGTGGTACCGACCAGATGGAAGAGAGCGAAGCCGATGCCAAGGCGGCGCTCGCCAAGACCGTAACCAGCCGCGTGGCGGACAGCACCCATGACGCAGGTTCGGTCACCCGTCACTGA
- a CDS encoding serine/threonine protein kinase translates to MDEVTFEQGSTIDGFIIEEAIHRGGMATLFKVRRDDDPTPMVMKIPRIGEGEDPAAIVSFEMEQMLMPRLSGPHVPKFVAMQDFSTQPYIVMERIAGEPLLARLPELPLGYDEAVAIAAKIATAIADLHRQHVIHHDIKPSNIMFRPSGEAVLLDMGLACSDQLPDLMQEEFRLPFGTAPYMAPERLLGVRDEPRSDLFALGVLLYFFTTGVRPFGETETMYGMRRRLWRDPHPPRKLRPDYPLWLQEIVLRCLEIEPAWRYPTAAQLVFDLTHPSEVKLTTRSEKLKHDPLRTVLRRRFNKELTRPRAVESMAAHLASAPIVAVAIDVAEGSGALNDALRTTASRILATLPSARLACLNVLKLGRMTIDRTLDEHGHNKHVDRLVQLRHWAEPLKLEDDRLTVHVLEAVDPASAILEFAQASRVDHILIGARRSSVLRSLLGSVSAKVAGEASCTVTIVREPQLAPPRSGPRAGAQDA, encoded by the coding sequence ATGGACGAGGTCACGTTCGAGCAAGGCTCGACGATCGACGGTTTCATCATCGAGGAGGCGATCCATCGCGGCGGCATGGCGACGTTGTTCAAGGTGCGCCGTGACGACGATCCAACGCCGATGGTGATGAAGATCCCGCGGATCGGCGAGGGTGAAGATCCGGCCGCGATCGTCAGTTTCGAGATGGAACAGATGCTGATGCCGCGACTGTCGGGGCCGCACGTCCCGAAATTCGTGGCGATGCAGGACTTCTCGACCCAGCCCTATATCGTGATGGAGCGCATTGCGGGCGAGCCGCTGCTGGCGCGCCTCCCTGAACTGCCGCTCGGCTATGATGAAGCCGTGGCGATCGCCGCCAAGATCGCCACCGCGATCGCGGACTTGCATCGCCAGCACGTCATTCATCACGACATCAAGCCGAGCAACATCATGTTTCGCCCGAGCGGCGAGGCGGTGCTGCTCGATATGGGCCTGGCCTGCAGCGACCAACTGCCGGACCTGATGCAGGAGGAATTCCGGCTGCCGTTCGGCACCGCTCCCTATATGGCACCGGAGCGGCTACTTGGCGTGCGCGACGAGCCGCGCAGCGATCTGTTTGCGCTCGGCGTGTTGTTGTATTTCTTCACCACGGGAGTACGGCCGTTCGGCGAGACCGAGACGATGTACGGCATGCGTCGCCGGCTGTGGCGCGATCCGCATCCGCCGCGCAAGCTGCGGCCCGACTATCCGTTGTGGCTGCAGGAGATCGTGCTACGCTGTCTGGAGATCGAGCCGGCGTGGCGCTATCCGACCGCGGCGCAATTGGTGTTCGACCTGACCCATCCCAGCGAAGTGAAGCTGACCACCCGCTCGGAGAAGCTCAAACATGATCCGCTGCGCACCGTGCTGCGCCGCCGTTTCAACAAGGAACTGACCCGGCCGCGCGCCGTCGAGTCGATGGCGGCTCACCTCGCATCGGCCCCGATCGTGGCGGTGGCCATCGATGTTGCCGAAGGCTCCGGAGCACTCAACGATGCGCTCCGCACCACAGCCTCGCGCATCCTCGCCACGCTGCCGTCGGCGCGGCTCGCCTGTCTCAACGTGCTCAAGCTCGGCCGCATGACGATCGATCGCACGCTCGACGAGCACGGCCACAACAAGCACGTCGATCGCCTGGTGCAGCTTCGGCACTGGGCCGAACCGCTGAAGCTCGAAGACGACCGCCTTACCGTGCACGTGCTCGAGGCGGTCGATCCGGCGTCGGCGATTCTGGAGTTCGCCCAGGCCAGCCGTGTCGATCACATCCTGATCGGTGCGCGGCGCAGTTCGGTGTTGCGCTCGCTGCTCGGCAGCGTCTCGGCCAAGGTGGCGGGCGAGGCGAGTTGCACGGTGACGATCGTGCGCGAGCCGCAGCTGGCGCCGCCGCGCAGCGGGCCGCGAGCTGGCGCGCAGGACGCGTGA
- the bchJ gene encoding bacteriochlorophyll 4-vinyl reductase, with amino-acid sequence MTQVRSPVTDVETHSAMSEIGPNAVIQLIHALDAAGLQPAAKEIFSEAAASDWLAAPPSVMVDERPVAAIHQAVRRVLPQQQAAAVLADAGLRTGDYILANRIPKLAQAVLKIMPASIAAKMLTKAITAHAWTFAGSGKFSARAGKTVTFEIAANPLCAGEHADHYVCVWHASVFQRLFQSLVSPYTRVTETACGAHGDNCCRFVADWTSIPDAANIYASRRSEPIAGQSETLSAR; translated from the coding sequence ATGACGCAGGTTCGGTCACCCGTCACTGACGTGGAAACGCATTCGGCGATGTCCGAGATCGGACCCAATGCCGTCATCCAACTGATCCACGCGCTCGACGCGGCCGGCCTCCAGCCGGCCGCGAAAGAGATCTTCTCCGAGGCGGCGGCGAGCGACTGGCTCGCCGCTCCGCCTTCGGTGATGGTCGACGAACGCCCGGTCGCAGCGATCCATCAGGCGGTGCGCCGCGTGCTACCGCAGCAGCAGGCCGCAGCGGTTCTCGCCGACGCGGGGCTGCGCACCGGCGATTACATCCTGGCCAACCGGATTCCGAAGCTCGCGCAGGCGGTGCTGAAGATCATGCCGGCCTCGATCGCCGCCAAGATGCTGACCAAGGCGATCACTGCGCACGCCTGGACGTTTGCGGGTTCGGGCAAGTTCTCCGCGCGCGCCGGCAAGACCGTGACGTTCGAGATCGCGGCCAATCCGCTGTGCGCTGGCGAACACGCCGATCACTATGTCTGCGTCTGGCACGCCTCCGTATTTCAACGGCTATTCCAGTCGCTGGTGTCGCCCTATACACGAGTGACCGAGACGGCGTGCGGAGCACATGGCGACAATTGCTGTCGCTTCGTGGCGGATTGGACCTCGATCCCCGACGCCGCCAATATTTACGCCAGCAGGCGATCAGAGCCGATCGCAGGCCAGTCAGAAACCCTTTCCGCGCGTTGA
- a CDS encoding preprotein translocase subunit YajC: MAHKLKVTDDMVAKAAAAFRAANGNELFCLRAALEAALANETFSVGDEVTTQGGATGIILSINGDEAQISWSCRGKTSTKLSELEHIEHAESVLADNRAA, from the coding sequence ATGGCCCACAAACTCAAAGTCACCGACGACATGGTTGCCAAGGCCGCCGCCGCATTCCGCGCCGCCAACGGCAACGAATTGTTCTGCCTCCGTGCCGCGTTGGAAGCCGCACTCGCCAACGAAACATTCTCGGTCGGCGACGAAGTCACGACCCAGGGCGGCGCCACCGGCATCATCCTGTCGATCAACGGTGACGAAGCGCAGATCTCGTGGTCGTGCCGGGGCAAGACCAGCACCAAGCTATCGGAGCTCGAACACATTGAGCACGCCGAGTCGGTCCTGGCGGACAACCGCGCCGCCTGA
- a CDS encoding VOC family protein, with amino-acid sequence MQIQQIHHVAYRCKDAKETVAFYGRVMGMELIGAIAEDKVPSTKAPDPYMHIFLDAGAGNILAFFELPNSPPMGRDPNTPDWVQHIAFQVDDVDTLMAAKQRAEAEGLDVVGPTDHTIFKSIYFRDPSGHRLEVAAWTATPEQLAQMKSVAHAMVDEWAVTKQPPRHTAWLHQKEFADAE; translated from the coding sequence ATGCAAATCCAGCAGATCCATCACGTCGCCTATCGCTGTAAGGATGCCAAGGAAACCGTCGCGTTCTACGGACGAGTGATGGGCATGGAGCTGATCGGCGCGATCGCTGAAGACAAAGTGCCGTCGACCAAGGCGCCCGATCCCTACATGCACATCTTCCTCGATGCCGGCGCCGGCAACATCCTGGCGTTCTTCGAGCTGCCGAACTCGCCGCCGATGGGCCGCGATCCGAACACCCCGGACTGGGTACAGCACATCGCCTTCCAGGTCGATGACGTCGACACGTTGATGGCGGCGAAGCAACGCGCTGAAGCCGAGGGCCTCGACGTAGTCGGTCCGACCGATCACACCATCTTCAAGTCGATCTACTTCCGCGATCCCAGCGGCCATCGGCTCGAGGTCGCCGCCTGGACCGCGACGCCGGAGCAGCTTGCCCAGATGAAGAGCGTCGCTCATGCGATGGTCGACGAATGGGCGGTGACCAAGCAGCCGCCGCGACACACCGCGTGGCTGCACCAGAAGGAATTCGCCGACGCCGAATAG